From the genome of Rana temporaria chromosome 8, aRanTem1.1, whole genome shotgun sequence:
TTTACATGGAAATGGACGTTCTCCAGtatgaattctctggtgtctaaTAAAGTCGGTTTTCCaagggaaacacttcccgcactctgaacacgaaaaAGGGTGATCGCCAGTGTGACTTCCCTGGTGTCTAAGAAGGTCCGCTTTCTCAacgaaacacttcccgcactctgaacatgaaaaaggacgttTGCCTGTGTGTCTCTTCTGATGTCTAAGAAGGTTTACTTTCTGGAcataagatttcccgcactcggtACAGGAAAAAGGGCGTTCGCCCAtgtgaattttctggtgtctAAGGAGGTCTCCTTTGTGAGTGAAGCTTCTTCCGCAGTCTGGACACTGAAAAGGTCTTTCACCTGTGTGACTTTTCTGGTGCCTAAGAAGGTGGTGTTTTCGGGTGAAACTTTTCTCGCACTGCGAACATGGAAAAGGACGCTCCGGATTGGACGGATCTGAGGAGCTATCCGCACTACGACGTTTTGGATGGATTTTTTTAACAGTACGTGAGCGCGAGCGAGAGGGACCCTTTGGTCTTTTCGAGGAATTCTGGGCACCGCCTCTACCTGCTGGAAAGAATTATTCTTTATAATATCAAAAGATATTCTTCTATTTATTACTAATTTTTGTTTCAGTTGACACCTTATATGAAATTCAACATGTCCGCCTCCATTGAAAATTAAAGCGGGGCTTCACCCGAAAGAAGAAGTTCAGCTTTTctgcctcctcctctcctcttccaccgtttgaaaacatttttttcttttttggggggaaacgagtacctatttttgacaggtacccgctcccagttCCTTCCGGATCACCTAGGCCAGTAGTGGGCAAGctgtggcccttcagctgttgtggaagtacatgtcccatgaggcattgcaagactgacagttataagcatgactctacatgtccaatgaggcattgcaagactgacagttaTAAGCATGACTACATGTcatatgaggcattgcaagactgacagttaTAACcatgactacatgtcccatgaggcattgcaagactgacaggACATAGTCATCCTTATAAcggtcagtcttgcaatgcctcatgggacatgtagtcatgCTTATATGaagcattgcaagactgacagttataagcatgactctacatgtccaatgaggcattgcaagactgataGTTATAAGcatgactacatgtcccatgaggcattgcaagactgacagttataagcatgactacatgtcccatgaggcattgcaagactgacagttaTAAGCATGACTCCACAtgttccatgaggcattgcaagactgacagttataagcatgactacatgtcccatgaggcattgcaagactgacagttaTAAGCATGACTACATGtcctatgaggcattgcaagactgacagttataagcatgactacatgtcccaggagtagggttgccacctgttcgggattcaaccggacagttcgggtttggaatcatgcgtccgggtttcagactgtctgAGACTCGGACACGTTATTCAGACCAGACTAAGTCTTCCAccttctctctcctgtctctgAGTATGCTAAGGTAAATCAAGGTTCTCAGAGCACTCATTACATCAAAACTCCCctctacaccagaggccacagtactccctcttacatcagagtcctcgccgtacaccagagcatcccttatgttagagtccccagagttctcccttacatcagagtctgcaaagTCTCTCCTtacagtaaaagggaactctgcggattcggaAGTAAaatgggaactctgtggactctgatgtaaaggggggactctgtggactctgatctaaaggggggactctgatctaaaggggggactctgatctaaaggggggactctgatctaaaggggggactctgatctaaaggggggactcttgtgattaacttcatatgattagaaatgttatgttagaaatgttatttaatagcaacatctatgcatactatgaaaaaaaattgctgtgtgatGCTGAAGTGTTCGGGttcgaggcattgcaagactgacagttataagcatgactcccagaggcagaagcatggtaagacttgtagttttgcaacagctggagggccgcaggttccccacccctggccTAGGCGATCTGAGTGGAAGTTGGACTCTCCCTATTTAACCGTTGCCTTCTTGGACACGACACAAAGCACATGCACAGTGGGaagccggctgtgaagccacaagaagTCACAGTTGGCTTCTCTTCGTGAAAAATACCAGTGCGAGGGACCTGAAGATTAGCAAAGAACTTACCTGGGTCAGGACAGCGCTGGACACTTACCCATCCAGGGATCCAGCCGAGCCGATTCTTCAGTCAGCTTCGGGTCACAGTGCCGGCATCTtgactaagggaaactggcagtgaagactTGCGGCTTCCCTTTCGGTTTCCCACTGCGCAAGCGCGAGCCACACTAAGCTTTGTGAATAGTCCGATctgtgttgtgtcccagaagactgcggtggaagaaggagggggcCAAACTTTCGCTTGGATTGCCACAACGATCTGACCGGAAGAGGgcgtgggtacctgtcaaaaccaggtacccgctcccccctctTATCCccgaaaagtgccaaatgtggctgaAGCCGAGGGGTGGATGTAAATAAGCAGAACTTCCGATTTTgggtgaagttcagctttaaatgagGTGGTGGGATAGATACATTGACGATGTTCTTGTATACATAGCAGTCGGCACTTTTCTACCTTGTCACGGTTTGGAAATGTTTTACcgattttaaatgtttttcactGTCACAGGATAGGCCTTATTGCGTAAAGTTTTCTAAATAAAGCCAAACTccaattacaaaaaaatttaaattgccctgtgtgaaataaaaaataccccctcagaaaaaaagaaaagaaaaaaagaagattggGCTGTAATACTCACCTCCTTTCTGGTGCTATTAAAAAAAGGTTATGCATGTACAGTACGGAGAAAATATACAGATACAAAAAGTCCAAAAGGCATACAACACAATAAGAGCAAgtcttgacgcgtttcacaccaatgggcgcttaatcatgattaagcaccCGTTGGTGTGAAACGCATCAAGACTTGCTCTcgttgctgaaaaaaaataaatccaaataGCATAGCAAAAAATAAGAGTTTGATACGCACCAACATCAtgtgaaacaaaaaaatgtgacCACCACTATTTTATTCCGATGATGTGATGGGCTATAGATCCTCAATCACCAATCCACACACTAGAACAATATCTGTATTTAGTGGTCAATGCTCACCTTCTGCCGGCGTCGCCGTCATCCCACCCTCTTCCCCAGACTGGTGATCATCCATCTCATATGTCTCCTCGTCTTCATCTTTAACTTCAACTTTTATATACATTGGCTCTTCATCCTAAACCATCGGGATGATAGAAAATACCAGCAAAATGTGAGAGTACTAAGAGGTTAGAGAGTATAATCTGTCTGGAGTCAGTTTTGCATTTTACGCTTGTACCTGATCCTGAGGGGTGCTATCATCTTCCTGAGATGACTCCCTGCGATCAAGAGGActaggacatctctctgggggctCTGTGtcactggatccatctgtaggaaacacacacactgactaaatacattgtttatcatatttcgccttttactaaagatttccgtggagaggaacaaccatgagttttggtgaattttttgatgcctggctaatgccgggcttccttaatatggtgaataaaagcttgagttcctttgattcggaaaggcacgtagacggtgttaatgttgttgttgttggtggtggtggtcaatgcgGTCTAGAAAACAGTTTGATGGTCTTGGTCCACCGACGCATATATTTGCCctcaattccatggccgtgcgccttatattgttctgataaaagccgattgttacgcatgcctgctgattcctgcccccatgcagctccatagatatgcaaattaggctTTCTTGGTGTCACCATGAGGTTGAGCAGCTTTTCCACCATATAAAAAATcagatgattggggggggggggggggcgcggggaTCTAGGTGTACCTTCTATAGTGCTTTCTGATTTAAAGAGACCATAATGTCTACCTAAATTCCAGAGAAATGCTGTTTTGGTGAAGAAAAAAACGTAAAGACTTACCTTTCCTGATCTTTCCATGCCACTGGactccaccccaac
Proteins encoded in this window:
- the LOC120910126 gene encoding oocyte zinc finger protein XlCOF6.1-like, which produces MDLKIEVKEEEEEVFVMDYRQSAEEVGIMVTIKEEESSLDSTDGSSDTEPPERCPSPLDRRESSQEDDSTPQDQDEEPMYIKVEVKDEDEETYEMDDHQSGEEGGMTATPAEAGRGGAQNSSKRPKGPSRSRSRTVKKIHPKRRSADSSSDPSNPERPFPCSQCEKSFTRKHHLLRHQKSHTGERPFQCPDCGRSFTHKGDLLRHQKIHMGERPFSCTECGKSYVQKVNLLRHQKRHTGKRPFSCSECGKCFVEKADLLRHQGSHTGDHPFSCSECGKCFPWKTDFIRHQRIHTGERPFPCKDCGKCFIRKADLITHQRSHTGERPFPCTECGKGFIQKGDLLRHQKIHTGEHPYSCAECGKSYVQKVHLLVHQRSHTGERPFSCPECGKCFAEIGLLHRHQIIHTGERPFSCSECGKSFNQKGILIRHLRVHKDK